One region of Gorilla gorilla gorilla isolate KB3781 chromosome 15, NHGRI_mGorGor1-v2.1_pri, whole genome shotgun sequence genomic DNA includes:
- the LOC101141716 gene encoding dehydrogenase/reductase SDR family member 2, mitochondrial isoform X3 — MLSAVARGYQGWFHPCARLSVRMSSTGIDGKGVLANRVAVVTGSTSGIGFAIARRLAWDGAHVVISSRKQQNVDRAMAKLLGEGLSVAGIVCHVGKAEDREQLVAKALEHCGGVDFLVCSAGVNPLVGSTLGTSEQIWDKILSVNVKSPALLLSQLLPYMENRGCSLTGTHHQPWVPLHKAHAALSFKHLAREEAEDKGSEHGHRIYEKWAWNPSSAVYWLVLNLSEPQFSEL; from the exons ATGCTGTCAGCAGTGGCCCGGGGCTACCAGGGCTGGTTTCATCCCTGTGCTAGGCTTTCTGTGAGGATGAGCAGCACCGGGATAGACGGGAAGGGCGTCCTGGCTAACCGGGTAGCCGTGGTCACGGGGTCCACCAGTGG GATCGGCTTTGCCATCGCCCGACGTCTGGCCTGGGACGGGGCCCACGTGGTCATCAGCAGCCGGAAGCAGCAGAACGTGGACCGGGCCATGGCCAAGCTGCTGGGGGAGGGGCTGAGCGTGGCGGGCATTGTGTGCCACGTGGGGAAGGCTGAGGACCGGGAGCAGCTGGTGGCCAAG GCCCTGGAGCACTGTGGGGGCGTCGACTTCCTGGTGTGCAGCGCAGGGGTCAACCCTCTGGTGGGGAGCACTCTGGGGACCAGCGAGCAGATCTGGGACAAG ATCCTAAGTGTGAACGTGAAGTCCCCAGCCCTGCTGCTGAGCCAGTTGCTGCCCTACATGGAGAACAG AGGTTGCTCATTGACAGGCACTCACCATCAGCCTTGGGTGCCTCTTCACAAAGCCCACGCTGCCCTCTCCTTCAAGCAcctggcaagagaggaagcagagGATAAGGGTTCTGAGCATGGACATCGTATTTACGAGAAATGGGCatggaatcccagctctgccgtGTATTGGCTGGTACtaaacctttctgagcctcagttttctgaacTCTGA